A genomic window from Silene latifolia isolate original U9 population chromosome Y, ASM4854445v1, whole genome shotgun sequence includes:
- the LOC141630791 gene encoding uncharacterized protein LOC141630791: MTTNSDGYPEYRRRNDGQTAVVRKEKLDNRWVIPYNTYLLSMFDYHLNVEVCSTIEAVKYLYKYVYKGHDKISFNVVRSSDPKPVDEIEQYQSGRWVSPCEAMWRIYGFDLFEAQPPVFVLPVHLQNMQSLRLNMEENLETVIANEKRARTLLIEWDKGQKRWFKRRTKLVVIGRIVFVSPSEGERYFLRILLLQVRGPKSFEDLRTVNGHTYTTFQEAGLQRHLIEEDNTVDMCLTEAWTVQMPCALRHLFAVLLIFCQPKDPADLWTKYYPHLSQNFQHKFPNEPNKVSHLTASSVENSLEAMGKYLKSFNLENLVAFEDDEIRRTKDIIDALDSPIPQECIDCCYMLNAKKKEAFDSIVTHVKEGKPGAFFIDGPGGTGKTFLYIALYALYAEQSSLAALIRETSLIIWDEASMAKKANVEALDLLLRDLCHPELVFGGNGELQTKENEFVQLPSEIVRRSSEGGPDPINEITSVAFPELNVTEFNSDIFTTRAILTPINDDVD, translated from the exons ATGACGACCAATTCAGATGGCTATCCAGAATATAGAAGACGAAATGATGGACAAACTGCAGTTGTTCGTAAGGAAAAATTGGACAACAGGTGGGTTATACCATATAACACATATTTATTATCAATGTTCGATTATCATTTGAATGTGGAAGTATGCTCAACAATTGAAGCTGTTAAATATTTATACAAATATGTATACAAAGGGCATGATAAAATCTCTTTCAATGTTGTGCGAAGCAGCGACCCCAAACCTGTTGATGAAATTGAGCAATATCAATCTGGTAGATGGGTTTCACCATGCGAAGCAATGTGGCGTATTTATGGATTCGATTTGTTTGAAGCACAACCACCTGTTTTTGTGTTGCCTGTGCATTTGCAAAATATGCAGTCATTGCGCTTGAACATGGAGGAAAATTTAGAAACAGTTATTGCCAATGAGAAACGTGCTCGAACTCTTCTTATAGA GTGGGATAAGGGACAGAAAAGGTGGTTCAAGAGGAGAACAAAACTTGTGGTCATTGGCAGGATTGTTTTTGTTTCACCTTCCGAAGGGGAACGTTACTTTCTCAGAATACTACTTCTTCAGGTACGCGGACCTAAGTCTTTTGAAGATTTGCGCACTGTTAATGGACATACATACACAACATTTCAAGAGGCTGGGTTGCAACGTCACTTAATTGAAGAAGACAACACAGTTGATATGTGTTTAACCGAAGCATGGACTGTTCAGATGCCTTGTGCCTTGAGACATCTTTTTGCAGTGTTGCTCATTTTTTGCCAACCAAAAGATCCAGCTGACCTGTGGACAAAATACTACCCACATTTGTCTCAGAATTTCCAACATAAATTTCCAAATGAACCCAATAAAGTAAGTCATCTCACGGCTTCTTCCGTTGAAAACTCTCTGGAAGCAATGGGTAAATATTTAAAGAGTTTCAACTTAGAGAACTTAGTAGCATTTGAAGATGATGAAATCCGAAGAACAAAGGACATTATCGACGCACTTGATAGTCCTATTCCCCAGGAGTGTATTGATTGTTGCTATATGTTAAATGCTAAGAAAAAGGAAGCATTTGACAGTATAGTGACTCATGTAAAAGAAGGAAAGCCTGGAGCATTTTTTATTGATGGCCCGGGGGGTACGGGTAAAACTTTCCTCTATATTGCATTATATGCATTATATGCAGAA CAAAGCAGCCTTGCTGCATTAATAAGAGAAACCAGTCTAATTATATGGGATGAAGCTTCAATGGCGAAAAAAGCTAACGTTGAAGCTCTTGATCTATTGCTTCGAGATTTGTGCCATCCTGAACTTGTGTTTGGAG GAAATGGAGAATTGCAAACAAAAGAAAATGAATTTGTACAACTCCCAAGTGAGATTGTTCGGCGTTCTTCAGAAGGTGGGCCAGATCCTATAAATGAAATAACAAGTGTTGCATTTCCAGAGCTTAATGTCACTGAATTTAATTCAGACATTTTTACGACTCGCGCAATCCTAACACCAATCAATGACGATGTcgattga